CGCTGGGCTCCTTGTCCGCCCTGAATTTCGCGATCCGCGCCCACACCCGGGAAGAAACCCAGAAGTTCGCCGACGACATCATCCGCAAGGTGAGAATCACCCAGCGCTCGCAGGTCGGCGAATGATGACCACGACACGAACGACGGTCGACGACTTGCCGGGACACCACCGCCGAGCCATGACCGGAGCGAGTCCCACGGCGCGCACCGCAGCAGGCATCGTCGCCGCGGTCCGCGACGATCCCGCGGCCCGGCTGGCGCTGGCTACCCGGTTCTACGACAGCAACCGCGCCATCCGGCCATACCGGCGGGCGGAACTGGCGTTCATGCGCTGGCAAATCCGCCGCGGCGTCCTCAACCCACCCGAGGCGGCACCTGGCGGCAGCCCATGGTGGCGAGCGGTCAACGAAAGCCTCCTGCGCGACGCGCTGGAAGCTCAGTACCGGCTGCGCGAGGAAGACCTCTCCACCCCTTCCGTCGAGGTCGGCCGATGGATGACCTTCCTCCGCAACCCGGCACCCCGGACCTGGTACCGGGCCCACAACTCCAGCATCGTCGCCGGCTACCTCGCCCACCGCGATCTGGCCGACCGGGAATTGCCCGTCGAACGGTTCTTCATGGACGTCACCCTGCTGCGGATTCTCTACACCGACTGCCTGCTCTCCGACCCCGGGCTCGCCCTGGGCCGCTTCGCCGCGGCCGGCCCCTGGCTGGCAGATCCCCGAAACCCTGCTACCGGCGCGTTCCTGTCCCTGCGCACCATCCTGCCGGCCCGCTACCCACTCGACGACATCGAGCCCGCCGACGTGCTCAAGGCCGAGAACTACCTCGGCCACCTGGTCGACTACGGCGTGATCCTGCCGCGCGCCCGCAGTCTGTACGAACACGCCGCCCACGACCTCGACCAACCCGCACTGCTCGACCTGATCCACGACGGGCACCCGGCCTACGCATGGCCCCCGCAGGACAAGAACGTCTGGGTCAGCCACCGATCACGCCGAACACGCCAAACACTCGAAAGGCTCGTCCACTGAACCAATCGGCGGCGAACGACGTGCGCTCTTGGCAGTGGTTGTAGATCGTGTGGTCACCGGCCGCCAGTCTTTCCTCGACAAAGGCGCGCTCGACGCCGGTTCCACCCAGGTGGTGACGCGCGCCCGCCCGAACGGACCGAGACTGGTCGTCGGGCAGCAGGGGCATACCGGATCGTCGTGGTGCCACGGACGCCGGTCCTGGCGTCCGTTTCGGTGACCTCTGCTCGACGCCGAGGACGTCAAAGCCGTCCGGAAGACCGGCAGCAGATCCTCGGCGCGGAACATCGCCGCGCGCCGGCCAGCAGTCAGCTCGGTGAACTCCGCAGCCGGCCCATGGCCGACGATGAGGAGATGGCCGCCGGGTGCGACGGCGTCGGCCACCCGGCGGCCCACCTGCGTCATGCCGCCGTCCGGGAGGTCCGCCGCTGAGCGGACGGCGTCGCCGCTCAGGCCGTGACGCGCCAGTGTTCCACGATCCGGCCGTTCCGCAGGCGCTCAATCTGCATCTGACGCGCCGGCTGGGGCCCGAACCCGTGCACAAGCAGGTGCGCCGCGACGAGGTCGCCGTCGGCGAGCAGATGGACCTCCTCGAAGCGCAGGTCCGGTGCCTGCCGCCGCAGGTCCGCGACGATCGGCTTGAGCCCCTCGGGCCCGCGCGGCAGGTCCGGCAGGCTCGGGCTGTGGTTGACGTACGCGGGGTCGATCAGCTCGTCGAACGCGGCGAGGTCGCCGCGGTTGAAGGCGTCCAGGTAGCGGCGGACGACGTCGATGTTGGTCATGTCCCCAGGCAACCAGCGGCCGGGCCGGAGCGGAAATGCGCTGGACACCGCCTCTTATGCTGATCGCGTATGAATGATCTGCGCCGGCTCGAAGCGTTCGTCGCGGTGGCCGAAGAGCTGAACTTCGGGCGGGCCGCGGACCGGCTCGGGCTCACCCAGCCGTCCCTGTCCCGGGCCGTCGGCGCGCTCGAACGCGAGCTGGCCGTGGCGCTGTTCGACCGCACCACGCGCCGGGTCGCGCTCACGCCCGCCGGCGAGGCGATGCTGCCCGACGCCCGCGCCGCCGTCGAGGCCGCCCGGGCCGCGGCCCGCCGGGCGCGGCGGGCCGGCGGCTTGGTCGTCGTGTCCAAACCGGATGGTGATCTCGGGCTCTTGCCCGGCATTCTCGACGCGCTCGGCGAGCCCGCCGAACTGCTCTTCGCGGCCACCGGCGACGAAGCGGCGAGCATGCTCCGCGACGGCCGCGGCGACGTCGCGCTCGTCGCGGCGCCGTTCGACCGCGCGGGCCTGGACGTCGAGCAGGTCGCCACCGAGTCGCGCGTCGCCGCGCAGCCCAGCGGGCGGGAAGCGAGGACGCTGCGCGAAGTGCTCGCCCGCCCGGCGGTGACGTGGCCCGGCGTCGACGCCCGGCTCGACGCGTACTACCGCGCACGCGATCCCCGCACCCGGCCGGCCGATCCGCCGCCCGAACGGCTCGGGCCCCCGGCGAAGGACCTGGCCGAGGCGCTGCGCCTGGTCGAACTCGGCCAGGCGGTGACGTTCCTGCCGGTGTCCGTCGCCCGCCGCTACCCCCGCGAAGGCGTGGCCTACCGCGAGATCGACGGGCTGAGCGACGTCCGGTTGCAGGTCGCCTGGCCGGCGACGTCCCGGTCGCCGCGCGTGGCCGCCTTCGTCCGGACGGCCACGCGCACGCCGTAGCCTCAGCCGGCTGCAGCTCCGGGGAGTACATCTCGATCCAGTGGTACAGGTCGAGCAGCCGGTCCAGGCCGATCCGGGCCGCCGGGTCCATGGTCACCGGGTCCACTTCGGACACCCGGTGCGCCCAGGACCGGTCGACCAGCGTGAAGACCTGGGGTGCTTGCGGTGGGAGCATCGATATGGTCGGGAGGAGCTCCTCATGCAGGCCGTGTCGAAGGGCGAGTTCTACGCCGCCATCCGCCGGGATGCCCGTTACCGCGACGAGGCTCCGGGACCGTCCACTCCGGAGCCGTGCTGCTCGCCTGCGGGCTGAACCTGGACTGTCCGCCCGGCGAGCACACGAGCGTGCTCGTCCGCCTGCGCCGGGTGTGCCACCCCCGGACACGGACACGCCGTGCTCACGAACCGGTCGTGACCGGCTCGTGCCGAACGGGGAAGTTCACCGAGTTGGCGATGAAGCACGTGTCGTGCGCCTGCTTGTGCAGGGCCTCGGCCCGCTCGGCCATGGCCGGGTCGGCGACGGTCACCTCGGGTCGCAGCACGACCTCGGTGAACCGGCCGCTGTTGCCCGGCTCTTCCCGCATGACACCGCTGGCGGCGTCCAGATAGCCGGTCACCACGACGCCGTCCCGCGCGCACAGCGACAGGAAGGTGAGCATGTGGCACTCCGACAGGGAGGCGACCAGGAGCTCCTCCGGGTTCCACCGCTCGGGCGTGCCGCGGAACGCGGGGTCGGCGCTGCCCTTCAGCACCGGCTTGCCCTCGACGAGCACGTCGTGGTCCCGCACGTAGCCGCGATATCCGGCCCCGGTGTCGCCGCTCCAGCGCACCGTGACCCGGTAGTCGTGCTGCTTGCTCACGTTTCTTCTCCTTGCTCGGTGAGAACGGACATCGTGGCCAGGACGTGTTCACGTGCGTGGGCGGCGGCCTTCCGCGGATCGCCGTCCGTGATGGCTTCGATCAGCCGCCGGTGCTCGTCGTCCACCCGGACCGGCCGGGGCGACGCGGTCAGCGAGGCCCGGGTGGAGACGGTGATCTGGTCCCAGATCCGGTCCAGCACCGCCAACGCCGCCGGGTTGTCCGCAAGCACGGCGACATACCGGTGGAACGCCCGGTTGTGCCGGACACCCGCGACCAGATCTCCTTGCCGCGTGGCCTGATCAGCCAGATCGGCGTGCTCGACGAGCCGGGCGAGGCTCGCCGGGGACAGCTCACCGTCCCGCTGCCGGCCGGCGGCCAGCTCCGCGGTCAACGCCTCCAGGCAGGCGCGCACGAGGTAGACATCCCGCAGCGCCTTGGCGTCCAGCTCGACCACCGTCACACCACGCCGCGCGGGCCGCACCAGACCGTCGCTCTCCAGCCGCCGCAACGCTTCCCGAACCGGCGTGCGGCTGACGCCGAGCCGTTCGCACAGCTCCAGCTCGGTGACCGGCTGCCCGGCGGGATACCTGCCGAGCACGATCAGGCCGCGGACCTCGTCGTAAACGTCCATTGCATGCAATGTATACAAAGAATACGTCGAGTGGAAGAGGGAGTCGTGTGCGCGGGTGCTGCGGGCGTGCAGCGCCCTGACCTCGCGGCGGTTGCCGCAGTGCTCCATGGAGCACCAGCGGCGGCGGCCGGGGCGTGAGGCGTCGACGTAGGTGAGGTGACAGTCCTCGGCGGCGCAGGTGTGGCTGCGGTGTGCGAAGGGGGCCGGTCAGCAGCTCGGCGGCGTCCCGGGCGACGGTGGCCACCAGGTGCGTGCCGGTGACCATTCCTTCGTCGTCACGCACGAAGAACCCGTGCGGCCGTCTCCGCGGCACGCCCCGTTGTTGCTCGCAGGCAGGTTGCTATGCCCGGCCGTGGTCCCCGAGGGCCGCCGCGGTGGCGTGTGCGAAGACTTGCGGATTGTCCAGCATGATGTTGTGCCCGCAGTCCGGGATGGGGACCACGGCCACCCCGGCTTCGGTGAGTGCATCGGTGCCCGGGAGCGGACCGTCGGCCTCGGGCAGCAGATAGGTCCGGGGGATTTTCAGGTCCAGCAGGAGTTCGCGCATGGTGGGGACGGTGCCGCGACTGAGATGGGTGGCGCTGCGGTGCAGGGCTTCCCGGCCGGCCAGGCGCATGGTCGACCACCAGTGAGGGCCGATCCGGTCGCGGACTTCTTCCCAGCCGCCTGCCAGGAACTCCTGCTCGGAGTACGCGGCGATGCCGCTGCTGCCGCTGGAACCGGGTGTGCGCGGGATCGGGTCGAGGTTGGCGTCGACCAGGACCAGACGGGAGACGAGGTGCGGATGGCGGGCGGCAAGGACGATGGCCACGGAGCCGCCCATGCTGTGCGCGATCAGCTCGGCGCCGGTGACGCCCGCGGAACCAAGGGCCGCGGCGAGGGCATCGGCGTGTGATTCCAAGGTGTAGTCGAAGGTCGTCGGCCGGTCGCTGATGCCGTGCCCGAGCAAGTCGATGAGCAATGAACGGTGGCCCGCCAGCAGAGGGTGGACCGCAACCTCGGCGAAGTAGGCGGGCGAAGTCGCACCCAGACCATGCACGTAGACACGGGACGGCTCCCGGCCCGGCAGCTCCACCCAGCGGATCTGGTCACCGTCGGCCGTCACAGTGGCGGTACGCACAGTCTGCTCCCCTGCAGTCAAGATCGGTGGTGAGCCGAGCGTAACCACGGCGCTCAAACACGTCCGCTCGGCCCGACCATGATCGAGATCGCCGGGGCGGCCGGCTCGCCGAAGCCAGCAACCTCGGCCTGCAGGACGTCATCGCCGCCCTCACCTGGATCAAGCAGAACATCGCCCACTTCGGCGGCGACCCCGGCAACGTCACCGTCTTCGGCCACAGCGCCGGCGCCTACTCCACCTTCGGACTACTCGGCGCCTCCTCCGCCGACAACCTGTACCGGCGGCTGGCCGGGTTCTCCGGCGGGCCGGCACGGATCGTCCCGGCCTGGTGGGCCGAGGAACTCGCACACCGGTTCGTCACCGAACTCGACGTCGCCGACAACCCCGACAAGCTGATCGACCTCGACCCGGCCTCCCTGGTGGCTGCCCTGCGCACGGTCTGCCCGACGGATCTCGGCGTCCGCGGCGGGGTGGACAACCAGGCCACAGGCGTCGTCCTGGACGCCGGACAGCCCGGCGCGGCGGTGCACGCCCATCCCAAGGACGTCCTGGCCTCGGGTTCGCACCGGGACATCGACGTACTCCTGAGCATGGCCAGCGACGACATGGACTGGTGGGTGACCAACGACCTCGCCCGGTTCGACCCGCACACCGTCGACCGCATCACCGACGAAGTCGCGGGGTGGCGCATCCCCCGCTCCCGCGCGAAGAAGCTCGTCGAGGCCTACGACCAGGACGGCCGCACCCCGGCCGAGGTCCGCGCCGCGGTCATGGCGGACTACCTCTTCGGGCTCCCCGCAGCTCGTGGCGCCTTGGCTCACGCCGCCGCGGCCGGCACCGCTCATCTCCTGACGATCGGGCCCGCCGAGGGCGCGCCCGCCGTGCACGGCACCGAGATGTACGCCCTGGTCGGCCAGGAACAACCGGACCGCAGCCCCGACCAAGCCGAGCGTGACACGCGGATCCGCGACATCGTGCTCGACTTCGCCACCGGCGAGCAGACCCGTCTGTGGCCCGCCGTCACCGACCAGCCCACCGCGGAAAGCGTCGGCAACCCGCCCTTCGAGGGCACCGCCCCGCTACTAGCAGGCCTCGACGCCGTCCGTCACCGCGCTTGCGCCGCCCGGCGACGGGGCGATCCGTCGGCACCCTGAACGGATATTCACGCACCGCGAACCTCCTGGACGACGCCGACCGCGACACCCTGTTGCCGCTGGCCACCCACGCTTCCCTTGTCCTGGCCCTCACGCACGGGCTGACCCAGCAGGAACTCGCGGCCACCGACCGGTGGGGACACCAGGTCGAGGAACTGCA
This window of the Amycolatopsis balhimycina FH 1894 genome carries:
- a CDS encoding GntR family transcriptional regulator, with amino-acid sequence MDVYDEVRGLIVLGRYPAGQPVTELELCERLGVSRTPVREALRRLESDGLVRPARRGVTVVELDAKALRDVYLVRACLEALTAELAAGRQRDGELSPASLARLVEHADLADQATRQGDLVAGVRHNRAFHRYVAVLADNPAALAVLDRIWDQITVSTRASLTASPRPVRVDDEHRRLIEAITDGDPRKAAAHAREHVLATMSVLTEQGEET
- a CDS encoding carboxylesterase family protein, which encodes MAHFGGDPGNVTVFGHSAGAYSTFGLLGASSADNLYRRLAGFSGGPARIVPAWWAEELAHRFVTELDVADNPDKLIDLDPASLVAALRTVCPTDLGVRGGVDNQATGVVLDAGQPGAAVHAHPKDVLASGSHRDIDVLLSMASDDMDWWVTNDLARFDPHTVDRITDEVAGWRIPRSRAKKLVEAYDQDGRTPAEVRAAVMADYLFGLPAARGALAHAAAAGTAHLLTIGPAEGAPAVHGTEMYALVGQEQPDRSPDQAERDTRIRDIVLDFATGEQTRLWPAVTDQPTAESVGNPPFEGTAPLLAGLDAVRHRACAARRRGDPSAP
- a CDS encoding alpha/beta fold hydrolase, with amino-acid sequence MRTATVTADGDQIRWVELPGREPSRVYVHGLGATSPAYFAEVAVHPLLAGHRSLLIDLLGHGISDRPTTFDYTLESHADALAAALGSAGVTGAELIAHSMGGSVAIVLAARHPHLVSRLVLVDANLDPIPRTPGSSGSSGIAAYSEQEFLAGGWEEVRDRIGPHWWSTMRLAGREALHRSATHLSRGTVPTMRELLLDLKIPRTYLLPEADGPLPGTDALTEAGVAVVPIPDCGHNIMLDNPQVFAHATAAALGDHGRA
- a CDS encoding LysR family transcriptional regulator, coding for MNDLRRLEAFVAVAEELNFGRAADRLGLTQPSLSRAVGALERELAVALFDRTTRRVALTPAGEAMLPDARAAVEAARAAARRARRAGGLVVVSKPDGDLGLLPGILDALGEPAELLFAATGDEAASMLRDGRGDVALVAAPFDRAGLDVEQVATESRVAAQPSGREARTLREVLARPAVTWPGVDARLDAYYRARDPRTRPADPPPERLGPPAKDLAEALRLVELGQAVTFLPVSVARRYPREGVAYREIDGLSDVRLQVAWPATSRSPRVAAFVRTATRTP
- a CDS encoding OsmC family protein codes for the protein MSKQHDYRVTVRWSGDTGAGYRGYVRDHDVLVEGKPVLKGSADPAFRGTPERWNPEELLVASLSECHMLTFLSLCARDGVVVTGYLDAASGVMREEPGNSGRFTEVVLRPEVTVADPAMAERAEALHKQAHDTCFIANSVNFPVRHEPVTTGS
- a CDS encoding ester cyclase; this encodes MTNIDVVRRYLDAFNRGDLAAFDELIDPAYVNHSPSLPDLPRGPEGLKPIVADLRRQAPDLRFEEVHLLADGDLVAAHLLVHGFGPQPARQMQIERLRNGRIVEHWRVTA